A stretch of the Lactuca sativa cultivar Salinas chromosome 9, Lsat_Salinas_v11, whole genome shotgun sequence genome encodes the following:
- the LOC111912746 gene encoding calcium-dependent protein kinase 2, whose translation MVNLTTNILSFFPFFFLNNVTPSEFLTFFHISSHTIPKIQHLHKTHKPIFQRSTQMGIFLSKNQNLRTQLPPPSSPELHHQKPWDSILGIPYKNITDDYKIGKELGRGKSAVTKICKEKATGKKYACKSIPKRRLVTESERQHLKREVRIMEHLSGQKNVVELKCTYEDNRSVHLIMEYCEGGELYDKMKAKGRYSEKIAAQIISSIMKVVYSLHFMGVMHRDLKPENFLLSKRGVLGFLPCYADYTMLKAIDFGLSAYIEEGKLNQEKVGTAFYVAPEVLRRQGYDKEVDIWSAGVILYMLLTGVPPFYGEDEKEIFHAIMKADPDMENYPWPLISEKAKELVKKMLTVDPKKRPTAADVLNDPWLVDNGVATKNPIDDEFLVRMKNFRAMTKFQRFALQVIADIIPPDEQEGLKAMFHNIDTNEDKIITREELEKSLVRVGSNLGSEEIKTIAEAADADRNGLIDYNEFITAMMNFRRTYKEEHLRNAFQKFDKDDNKRISKDELKSMLEEYKMGDEDTINDIISEIQVNADGEINYEEFCKMIRS comes from the exons ATGGTGAATCTCACAACAAATATTCTTTCCTTCTTCCCATTTTTCTTTCTAAACAATGTCACTCCATCTGAATTCTTAACTTTCTTCCATATTTCGTCACACACTATTCCAAAAATCCAACATTTACACAAAACCCACAAACCCATATTCCAAAGATCAACTCAAATGGGTATCTTTCTAAGCAAAAACCAAAACCTCCGAACACaactaccaccaccatcatcgCCGGAGCTCCACCACCAGAAGCCATGGGATTCAATCCTAGGCATACCATACAAAAACATCACAGATGATTACAAAATCGGTAAAGAATTGGGAAGAGGCAAATCTGCAGTGACAAAGATCTGTAAAGAAAAGGCAACGGGTAAGAAATACGCATGCAAGTCGATTCCAAAGAGGAGACTTGTTACTGAAAGCGAGAGGCAACATTTGAAGAGAGAGGTTAGGATTATGGAGCATTTGAGTGGTCAAAAGAATGTTGTGGAATTGAAATGTACTTATGAAGATAATCGATCTGTGCATTTGATTATGGAGTATTGCGAAGGTGGAGAGCTTTATGATAAGATGAAAGCGAAGGGTAGATATAGTGAGAAAATTGCGGCTCAAATTATTAGTTCAATAATGAAAGttgtttattctttgcattttatGGGTGTGATGCATAGAGATTTGAAGCCCGAGAATTTTTTGTTGTCAAAAAGAGGTGTTTTGGGGTTTCTTCCATGTTATGCTGATTATACCATGTTGAAAGCAATTGATTTTGGATTATCCGCGTACATCGAGGAag GAAAACTTAACCAAGAGAAAGTTGGAACTGCATTCTACGTTGCCCCCGAGGTTTTAAGGCGTCAAGGATACGATAAAGAAGTGGATATATGGAGCGCAGGGGTGATTCTATATATGTTACTCACCGGAGTGCCACCTTTTTATGGTG aaGATGAGAAAGAGATATTTCACGCGATAATGAAGGCAGATCCCGATATGGAGAACTACCCGTGGCCGTTGATTTCAGAGAAGGCGAAGGAGTTGGTGAAGAAGATGCTCACGGTGGATCCAAAAAAACGCCCAACCGCCGCGGATGTTCTTA ATGATCCGTGGTTGGTGGACAATGGTGTAGCAACCAAAAATCCAATAGATGATGAGTTTCTTGTTAGGATGAAGAACTTTAGAGCTATGACCAAATTCCAAAGATTCGCACTCCAG GTTATTGCGGATATCATCCCACCAGACGAACAGGAGGGACTAAAAGCAATGTTTCATAATATAGACACAAACGAAGACAAAATTATCACACGTGAAGAACTTGAGAAATCATTAGTTAGGGTCGGATCAAATCTTGGGTCCGAAGAAATCAAAACAATAGCTGAAGCT GCTGATGCAGATAGGAATGGATTGATCGACTACAATGAGTTTATCACAGCCATGATGAACTTTCGGAGAACTTATAAAGAGGAACACCTTCGTAATGCTTTTCAGAAATTTGACAAGGATGATAACAA ACGTATTTCAAAAGATGAACTAAAATCAATGTTGGAAGAATATAAAATGGGAGATGAGGACACCATTAATGATATAATATCAGAAATTCAAGTGAATGCT GATGGTGAAATCAACTATGAAGAATTCTGTAAAATGATAAGAAGCTAA